One region of Agrobacterium tumefaciens genomic DNA includes:
- a CDS encoding ABC transporter substrate-binding protein, giving the protein MSGLAASLLSILFTAPYVMAEQKTITDVIGREVKVDLPAKRVVLGFYFEDYMAVGGEKAYDSVVGISREAWEGWVPANWKMHLAHRASLADIADVGEVEAQTFSVEKVLSLNPDLVILADWQYKALGLDADRLEEEGIPVVVVDYNAQTVERHVASTRLFGDLTGQEKRGKEIADFYAGSLKEVADRVAKSGKPKPKVYVEFGNKGPAEYSFTYGKNMWGAMSTAAGGDNIAAPFVEWWGPINPEQVLASKPDAIFISGRENNKNPAALPMGQAVKAADAGEKLKAFEARQGWSELPAIKNGQLFGVYQGASRTLSDFAMVQYIAKQLYPEQFKDVDPIANYLGYYKKYLPVTPQGTFAIAVKD; this is encoded by the coding sequence ATGAGCGGCCTTGCCGCATCGCTCTTGTCTATTCTCTTTACCGCCCCTTATGTAATGGCTGAACAAAAGACCATCACAGATGTCATCGGACGCGAAGTGAAGGTTGACCTTCCAGCAAAGCGCGTTGTTCTCGGTTTCTACTTCGAGGACTACATGGCGGTCGGCGGCGAGAAAGCCTATGATTCCGTCGTCGGCATTTCTCGCGAAGCCTGGGAAGGCTGGGTACCCGCCAACTGGAAGATGCATCTCGCGCATCGCGCCTCGCTTGCCGACATTGCCGATGTCGGTGAAGTGGAAGCGCAGACTTTCTCGGTCGAAAAAGTGTTGAGCCTCAATCCCGATCTGGTGATTCTGGCAGACTGGCAATACAAAGCGCTTGGTCTCGATGCCGATCGTCTGGAAGAAGAAGGCATTCCCGTCGTCGTCGTCGACTACAACGCCCAGACGGTCGAGCGGCACGTCGCCTCGACCCGGCTTTTTGGCGACCTGACCGGCCAGGAGAAGCGTGGCAAGGAAATTGCCGACTTCTATGCCGGTTCGCTGAAAGAGGTCGCTGACCGGGTCGCCAAGTCCGGAAAGCCGAAACCGAAGGTCTATGTCGAGTTCGGCAACAAGGGCCCGGCCGAATATTCTTTCACCTACGGCAAGAACATGTGGGGCGCCATGTCCACGGCGGCTGGCGGCGACAACATTGCCGCTCCCTTCGTCGAATGGTGGGGACCGATCAATCCAGAACAGGTTCTGGCGTCCAAGCCTGACGCCATCTTCATTTCCGGTCGCGAAAACAACAAAAACCCGGCAGCGCTGCCCATGGGACAGGCGGTGAAGGCGGCAGACGCAGGCGAGAAACTCAAGGCATTTGAGGCCCGTCAGGGCTGGAGCGAATTGCCCGCCATCAAGAACGGCCAGCTGTTCGGTGTTTACCAGGGTGCGTCGCGCACGCTCTCCGATTTCGCCATGGTTCAGTACATCGCAAAGCAGCTATATCCCGAGCAGTTC